The following are encoded together in the Candidatus Omnitrophota bacterium genome:
- the hypE gene encoding hydrogenase expression/formation protein HypE, producing the protein MIEKQTSNFTLSCPISLTDYPAVTLAHGGGGKLMHDLIQKMFAATFGDCVLQSSSDAAILNIPTEKLAFTTDSFVVKPLFFPGGDIGSLAVYGTVNDLSMVGARPLYLSVGLILEEGLPMETLWKVVKSIHQAAQKSGVSIVTGDTKVVDKGKGDGIFINTTGIGTLERGKVLLPANIQKGDQIIINGDIGRHGIAIMAVREGLEFESAIESDAAPLAELVGKLLSENIEIHCLRDLTRGGLASALNEIALAANIAIAIDENKISVREDVQGACEILGFDPLYVANEGRFVAFVAAKDAQRALKIVSAHPQGAGAVCVGEVVDGAVPMVTMKSKIGAMRIIDMLSGEQLPRIC; encoded by the coding sequence ATGATAGAAAAACAAACAAGTAATTTTACGCTTTCATGCCCGATCTCTTTAACAGATTATCCGGCGGTGACTTTAGCGCATGGCGGCGGCGGAAAATTGATGCACGATTTGATCCAGAAAATGTTCGCGGCCACCTTTGGCGATTGCGTGTTGCAATCTTCATCCGATGCGGCTATTTTAAATATTCCAACAGAAAAACTTGCTTTTACCACCGATTCTTTTGTGGTCAAGCCGCTTTTTTTTCCGGGCGGCGATATCGGGTCTTTGGCTGTTTATGGAACGGTCAATGATTTGAGTATGGTTGGGGCTCGTCCGCTTTATTTAAGCGTTGGACTTATTCTGGAAGAAGGCTTGCCGATGGAAACGCTTTGGAAAGTGGTTAAATCCATACATCAAGCGGCGCAAAAATCCGGTGTTTCCATTGTAACGGGTGACACGAAAGTTGTGGATAAAGGCAAAGGCGACGGGATTTTTATTAATACGACCGGAATTGGAACGTTAGAGCGCGGAAAAGTATTATTGCCGGCGAACATTCAAAAAGGTGATCAAATTATTATTAACGGCGATATCGGACGCCATGGAATTGCCATTATGGCGGTACGCGAAGGATTAGAGTTTGAAAGCGCTATTGAAAGTGACGCCGCACCTTTAGCGGAATTGGTTGGAAAACTTTTATCGGAAAATATAGAAATTCATTGTTTACGCGATCTAACACGCGGCGGATTGGCCAGTGCTTTAAATGAAATTGCGCTAGCCGCGAATATTGCCATTGCGATCGATGAAAATAAGATCTCTGTTCGGGAAGATGTCCAGGGAGCTTGCGAAATTTTAGGGTTTGATCCGCTTTATGTTGCCAATGAAGGCCGTTTCGTGGCTTTTGTCGCGGCGAAAGATGCCCAGCGCGCGCTAAAGATCGTGAGCGCGCATCCGCAAGGCGCGGGAGCAGTTTGCGTCGGAGAAGTTGTGGATGGGGCGGTGCCGATGGTGACGATGAAAAGTAAGATTGGCGCGATGAGGATCATTGATATGTTAAGCGGCGAACAATTGCCGAGAATTTGTTAA
- a CDS encoding GNAT family N-acetyltransferase, with product MQYYSDYKWTKRKKPVWVNADMAIQKIKKGKRILIGSGCAEPQHLVEALVRNADRFYDNEVVHILTVGIAPYVDPKYAKSFRHSAFFMGKNVRGAVSEGHADYTPIFLSEIPLLFKTGQMPLHAVLVQVSPPDKKGFVSLGVSVDVLLAAISVADIVIAQVNKSMPRTCGKSNIPLSCIDYLVEADEKILEFPQSEPDDTSSQIGKHIARYIRDGDTLQLGIGGIPDAVLKNLSDKNDLGIHTEMISDGVVDLYKNGNITNKLKGIHKGQSILGFVLASKKIFDVVRENPDFQFYPTEYTNDPFVISQNKNMVSINSAIQIDLTGQVCSDSLGTKFFSGFGGQVDFVRGSKRSPGGRSFIAFPSTAKSGTISKIVPYLDQGAGVVTSRADVHYVATEYGIAHLHGKNIRERGLALIQIAHPKFRDELLDYMKQKHYVYLDQRTIKDDHSPVKDLIPFKKAFKGKTVYFRPLRPSDEKAIQDFFYSHDPETIYQRYLTQVESLPHEEARARVSVDYNKDMAIAGFDSPAPHAQMVCLGRYFRNEDNSAIAGLVVKESYQGIGIGSFMAECLLKAAKWHNVSKLIGNVGENNKAMIKIYKEQGFQKTLSSDGKKYVFSIDIVPETPEKAAGSAEQPFIWDKKS from the coding sequence GTGCAGTACTATTCGGATTACAAATGGACCAAGAGAAAGAAGCCCGTCTGGGTTAACGCTGATATGGCGATCCAAAAGATCAAGAAAGGAAAGAGGATCTTGATCGGGTCAGGTTGCGCCGAACCGCAGCATTTGGTAGAGGCCTTGGTGCGCAATGCCGACCGGTTTTATGATAATGAGGTTGTCCATATTTTAACGGTCGGCATTGCGCCTTATGTCGACCCTAAATATGCCAAGTCATTTCGCCATAGCGCCTTTTTTATGGGAAAAAATGTCCGCGGGGCCGTAAGCGAAGGCCATGCGGATTATACGCCGATCTTTTTATCAGAGATCCCGCTTCTTTTTAAAACCGGACAAATGCCGCTACACGCTGTCCTTGTTCAGGTATCACCGCCGGATAAAAAAGGATTTGTTTCTTTAGGCGTTAGTGTTGATGTTCTGCTAGCGGCGATTTCTGTTGCCGATATTGTGATCGCTCAAGTGAATAAGTCCATGCCGCGTACTTGCGGAAAATCCAATATTCCGCTTAGCTGTATCGATTATCTAGTAGAAGCCGACGAAAAGATCTTGGAATTTCCGCAAAGCGAACCGGATGATACTTCTTCCCAGATCGGTAAACATATCGCGCGTTATATTCGAGACGGAGATACGCTTCAATTAGGGATCGGCGGCATTCCGGATGCGGTTTTAAAGAATTTGTCGGATAAAAATGACTTAGGCATTCATACCGAAATGATCTCCGATGGAGTTGTGGATCTTTACAAAAACGGTAATATTACCAACAAGCTTAAAGGAATTCATAAAGGACAATCTATTTTGGGTTTTGTTCTGGCATCCAAAAAAATATTTGATGTGGTGCGTGAAAATCCCGATTTCCAGTTCTATCCCACCGAATACACCAATGATCCCTTTGTGATCAGCCAGAATAAAAATATGGTTTCTATTAATTCGGCCATTCAAATTGATCTTACCGGACAGGTTTGCTCGGATAGTTTAGGAACTAAATTTTTTAGCGGTTTTGGCGGGCAAGTCGATTTTGTTCGCGGGTCCAAGCGCTCTCCCGGCGGACGCTCCTTTATCGCGTTTCCTTCAACGGCCAAAAGCGGAACGATCTCTAAAATTGTCCCTTATCTTGATCAAGGGGCAGGTGTTGTAACCTCGCGCGCGGATGTCCATTATGTGGCTACTGAATACGGCATCGCGCATTTGCATGGGAAAAATATCCGTGAACGGGGCTTGGCCCTTATTCAGATCGCCCATCCAAAATTCCGTGATGAACTTTTGGATTACATGAAACAAAAACATTATGTTTACTTAGACCAAAGAACGATCAAAGACGATCACAGTCCGGTCAAAGATCTTATTCCGTTCAAGAAAGCTTTCAAAGGAAAAACTGTTTACTTTCGCCCCTTGCGCCCTTCCGACGAGAAAGCCATCCAGGATTTCTTCTATAGCCATGACCCGGAAACGATCTATCAGCGCTATTTAACGCAGGTAGAATCTCTTCCTCATGAAGAAGCCCGCGCGCGGGTTTCGGTTGATTACAACAAAGACATGGCGATCGCCGGATTTGACTCGCCGGCGCCTCATGCTCAGATGGTTTGCCTGGGAAGATATTTCCGCAATGAAGATAATTCAGCCATCGCTGGCCTCGTTGTTAAGGAAAGCTACCAGGGAATTGGCATAGGGTCTTTTATGGCAGAATGTTTATTGAAGGCGGCGAAATGGCACAATGTATCAAAATTGATCGGCAATGTGGGTGAGAACAATAAGGCCATGATCAAGATCTATAAAGAACAAGGTTTCCAGAAAACACTTAGCTCCGACGGGAAAAAGTATGTTTTTTCCATCGACATCGTTCCGGAAACTCCCGAGAAAGCTGCCGGCAGCGCCGAGCAGCCCTTTATCTGGGATAAAAAATCTTAA